A region of the Ranitomeya variabilis isolate aRanVar5 chromosome 5, aRanVar5.hap1, whole genome shotgun sequence genome:
ccctgggtaaccagggtaaacatcgggttactaagcgcagggccgcgcttagtaacccgatgtttaccctggttaccagtgtaaatgtaaaaaaaaaacaaaaaaacagtacatactcaccttctgatgtccgtcaggtccctggcggacatcagaaggtgagtatgtactggtttttttttacatttacaatggtaaccagggtaaatatcgggttactaagagcagccctgcgcttagtaaccagatatttaccctggttaccattgtaaaacattgctggcatcgttgcttttgctgtcaaacacgacgatacacgccgatctgacgaccaaataaagttctggactttcagcaacgaccagcgatatcacagcaggatccagattgctgctgcgtgtcaaacacaacgatatcgctgtccaggacgctgcaacgtcacggatcgctgtcgttgcaaagtcatttagtgtgaaggtaccttaactctcaaGCTGGTCATTAAGAAAAGAATGCCCTAAGAATGGGATTTCTCCAGAGCTCTCTAAAAGTTGAGATATCAATGTGCACTCCTTCACTAGTTTTTCTGGTGAaggagagaagagaaagaagataaTAAATGACTGGGAAAAGTTCACCGACCCTGTACATGGGAGTTTAAATAGATTGATGCCTTTTTTTAATCTGGATCAGTTCTGTTACAATTTATTATATGGTCATTAAATGTTGTTTGAGATATTAGATGTACAAAGCACACTTCTAGAGATATGCAAAACCTAAAATGGTATGTTCACATGCATTTTACTTCAgcgggaaaatacacacacacacacaaaaaaaaaaaaaaaaaaaagaattctagtAGTttgatgtttattttttcttttttagctttCAGGTTTTCAAAGAAGCCAAGCATTTAGGAGGCGACGTCAATCTTCTGGCATTTTCCACTAGGAAGACACTCAATACTGTACAAAAGAAGTCACTGGGAAGGCTAAAAAGACACTTTTTTAATATTAAACAAAGCCAAAAAGACCAGTAAAAATACACCCATAAAGACTGAAAAAAAAAGCACTCAGGACATAATGTCAACCCCTCAACTTCTGCCCCCCAAAAAGTCGCTTCAGCCATAACTCCAGAAAAAAAGAATTCCTGAAGAGTCTTCTGTTTGATCACTAGACGAAAAACGACAAGTATGTGCCCTAACAGTTAGTCCCCAAGTGCTACATGATATCCTATTGATGCCTTTATTATATTAATATTTTGGTTAACGGTCATAGCGGCCGGCTCCAATTTGTAGCAGTGGGCATGAGACTCCGATCGTCTGGTGTGACTGTAGGCAGTGTGTAGTTAATCCGTGCTTCTAAAAATCTCAAAAATGAAAATGCCACACACACAATAACAGAttcattttacatttaaaaaaaaaaggtttaattaGAGCAGTATTAACAGGGCGCACAGCAAGCTACCGGTCAGCATTATTCACTCACATACTGCAAAGTGCAAGCTGCAATGTGAGCAGATAGAAGAATACGGCAAAGTGGGGAGAGCATGAATATTTTGTCTGCATCCTTTCTAATATCTTTGTAAAACGGTCTGTTGATCCCTTCTTTCTGTGAAAAAGGTCAAACATTGCGTTATAACTGCGAGATTCCTCCTCAGCCTTCCAGCTGACTTAACACTTCGCGGACTCCAGAGATTAACGCCTCGCTCTCCTTGGGATGCGTAAGCACAGCACTTTGCAGGCGGCTCATGTAAGAGTCAATAGTCTCCAGGGTTGGGGTCTCATTAGTACCTgggcaaaggaaaaaaaatttgaGATCTGAGACATTTTGCTATTAATATACAGTACCTTAGACAAGACTCATACTTTGCCAATCACTGGGTACAAAGGTTACCAATTTGTCCATGTGCTATTGATCTCTACATAATGATACAATCTATTTCAGTCCTTCCTTTGCTCCATTTACTGCAACCTTTATTCTAAATAAAGATTATTGGTTTCTCCTTACCAAGATTACAGAATGTGCGAGGATGTAAAGGGACGTAAAGCCTATAGAGAAACCCAGCCTAATAAGGGTACCTGGAATAGGGACGGTGTGCAGGCAATGTGTAAGTGTCTGGCGGACGTTCTGTAAATGTTGCAGAAGAAGCGTGTTTCTCCCCTGTTCTTGGTTGAGCTCAGCCTCTAGTCTCTGAACGGCCGATCGCATGCTTTCCACGTGTTTCTGTAAAGCTGCATTTCGCTCCTCAAACTCCATATTTGATTTTCTGAGCTGTCTTAGCTCGGCTTCCCGTGCTATACATAGAATGATGGATGGCAATAGAGTAAGAAAACAAATTACAAAAGGTAACCTGCCTGCACAAAACAGAATTACCAAGTCCTCTGTCAGCAAAATATTTATCAATCACCCCGACTCCAACCCTCCTGGCATGACGGCCCAGGAACCCTCCCTCCCTACCTTTGCTGTGATTCAGAAACTCCTCTGTGAAGATTGGAATATCAAACAAAGGTCTTTCCTTTAGAACCGCTTCTTTCTGAAAGCACAGGAGAAGAAAACGATGGAGACAAAAGTGTATGCGGAGAAGGACTAAGGATGGAGGTGGCACACAAAGCACCAGCGAGAGAGAACGTGCTGCCACAGGTATGATAGGTGTAGAGAATAGTGGAGAGGGGAGAACTGCACATACTAATGAATGCAATAACCATTAGGTAAGAAGGATCGGAAAGTAAGGACATGGCAGAAGCAGAGAAATGAAAAAGTGTGACAGGTATGCTGAATAGAGCAATTATTGGAAAAATCTCAGAATTTAATATCTTTTCAGTGCAAGTGTATGTTGGCTTTTAAAcacacaaattatatatatatatatatctctatatatctctatctatctatcctggaagtattttgctgtgttccgggacatactgCGCCGGTGCAtgagcactaatgcttttcggctttgcccgcagttgggcaaagcatactgggcgtgtgcaaggcaagattgccttgcgcacgcgtgttctacgaaggaaagcgaatcaacttcaagacgatattgcagccagcgggaaaggaaggggtgaataaaagcccgaaaacaccgcccatcagactgaaaaaagggcccgccaaattcaggtgacaggttccctttaatgatagaATGAGCCGAGTGCCAGGATTAGAAATACATATACCCTTCCTAAGACATGTGGATCCCCAAGCAtactttaaaagggaatctgtctacaggcttttgctatgtaatttgagagcagcacaatgtaagtgAAGAGACCCTGATCCCAACAATGTGTACTTAGCAGTtgagactaggaggcacaagacagctagtcctgtagtgataatctgctgaaaaaacactgatttttattgaaacagcagcacCCAACCTGCTCAGTGTAACTCCACCcctaccattgattggcagcttcctgcctacgccggtgtacacagaaagctgccaatcagtggtgtgagtggggtatacagagctcaacatttagTGAGCTGTGAGGTTATCAGCAGAGAAAATAGGGATATCAAAATGACTGCATGCACACCAGGAACTGACATCGTGGAATAAGGGTTTCAGTCCCAACATCATGTtactcagattacaaagcaaacacttggtgacagattcactttaataaacctgggcCTCTCTAACAAGCAGCTGCTCTCAGACTTTTCtcctgtaaggccgggatcacacatacgcgagatacggccgagtttcgcaggtgaaatccctcctctggcgctggcactctggagcggagcgtgcagccgcacagcaagaaatggagctgcacgctccgctcccaagtgacggcgccagaggagggatttcacctgcgagacttggccgtatctcgcgtatgtttgATCCCGGCCTAACTGGGACTTCAGGAAGAAGAGTTCACCAAACATCATCCCCAATCTTCCATCTGATGCAGCTTAATAAGCCTCAGCCTAATTGCATTAAAAACACTTGCCAAGCAATCCATGCCAAGCAGGGAAATTCAACCCAGTGGACTGCTTTCCTGCTGCCTGGACTTCTCCAGCCTAGCGTGTATAtactgcattttacagcaaaacatAACTTTATGAAATGAGCAGAATTGTGAATGTAGCTCTTGACTGTTACACCTGTGGACATGCACAAGACAATTAATCCTATGTATTTATCTTTTTATGCAAATACATTTTGAATGCAAGCGGTAAAATGGCAATGAAAGGCAGCTATACCCAATGTCAAGTATACTGTGTGCAGACACCTGGACTGAATTTGTATGGGATAATTATTATTGTAGGAATACCAATTGCTGGCATTAACACCGCTCCTACTCTTTACCGTGACACCATTTATCTTACTTGGCAGAGAGGAGAAATGTTCACTCCGTTCTACACTGGCAGTCTTCACCCAGCTTGACTATCCATATTACTAAGGTATTACTTGATCCATTTTCTTATATTCCCCCATCTGTTCTtgtgttttcagacttaatttttcCTTTGATTCCACACAAGCAGCTTTGGGTTAGGACTTCATACTCTTGTGCAATGGTCAGTGACTCCTTTCAATCTATCATACTCATTCTTCACTTGAAATGTACCAGCAAAGAGGACTTTCTGCAAGGTAGCATTATCGGCAAACCAGACAATCACAGTTATATAAGACACGTATAAGGGGCTTATTATGGAGAAAAGCCTCACCTCGGGGTCACTGGAGATTGTACGGGATCCTTCTAAAAATAGAGAGAGGAATCATGAAGGAAATTCTCTCTTTTCAGCCAAACATATACTGAAATTGACTATCCATCTCATCAAATGTGCTCCATGTCAAACTAGACACACATCCCATATCACACCAATGCAAAGTGTCTATACCATCACCAGAGCCACCTGCCTATCTTCACCCACTGCCTTCCAGACATACAAGCCTCTTCCCCCATCTGCGTTTGCTCTCAACCCAAGCTTCTTTCTCACCACACCTCACCCTGCCTCTGCTGCCTCCCCTTCTGACGGCTCTGTGCCTTGCGGCTGTAAGATCGGTAGGCCTCTGTTTTCTGATACTGCTGCAGTTCCTCTGTATACCGTTCCTTGTCTCTTTCCGCTTCATCCAGGTAACGCTAGAACAACACACATCGCTCAGTGCTGGTAGAGGCGGAGAGAGTTTACGGGGGACAGGGCAGACAGAAAAAAAGTCTATAGAAGGGTCCATGAAACAGAACGAGTAGATACAGTGAAGACAGTATGCAGATGGAAAGATAAGATGGGTAGTGTATAGGGGGATGTGAATTAACCATCTTCGGAATAAGAGAAAGCACACTGAACCAAAGCAATGTTATATACTTCAATCAAACCAATATGTAAAAGATAGAACATCCTATATGAGTATATACTAGCTTGGAAAGataaatggcagaccattcggataaGACACTGATAAATGGGGAGGAAAACACCGAACAAACAAGGTCATCAAAATTAGTAGGACAAAAAGTTCAAAGTATAAAATGTAATATTTGAGACAAATCATAAAAAGGTAGGCAATGTTAGCACTTAAAGGTCTCTGCAAACACCAAAAGGACCACACATATGAAGGGCGAAAATAAAGTAGCAGTATAAATCCAGAATGGGTGTATACAGTAAGAAACTGTGCTGCAAAAAAGATGAAGAGTTGGATtgcccatatatacacacacactgtccaTGTCTGTGTGAAATGACAAATACAAGCAATGAGAAACTAAAGTACCATAATCAGATCAGGAATTACCTGTGCAGTCAGGTAGGTGGATGCAGGgacacgccccgacgcgcgttttggaatatccttcgtcagggggtagctAAACAATATCTTCATCCCAGCACTGATCCCCATACATGCTACAAACctttcatttgtttttttcagtttgTATATATCTAATGCTATTTCATGTGTCAGATAGTATGCTTTTCTTTTTTACATATCAATCTGTCCTCTTACATTGTGAGGCATTTCCAGTATGTACCCCATCATGAATGGTTGTATTTAATACGTTTTTGATATTGTTGTTCATCCGTATATGTTGGTTTTTACACCATTCACTTATCGTGGTATCTATGTTATTTTCGCCCTTCATATGTGTGGTCCTTTTGGTTTGCAGGGACCCTTTAAGTGCTGTAAGTGCTAACATTGCCTACCTTTTATGATTTGTCTCAATAAATATTACATTTTATACTTTCAACTTTTTGTCCTAATTTTGATGACCTATTTTGATGACCTTGTTTGACgggtgttccccccccccccccatttatcaGCACCTTaggaataagaaaaaaaacaaacaaaaaaaaaaaaaaacttgacagATCAAATACATTTAATTAcagtaatagatatatatatatctatctatctaagggtAGGTTAACATTAGAGTTCGGTTGAGCTGCggtgggctgcgtacttcctcagttaagccccgcctacttccgcacTTTTTCCGTTTAACTCCGCCTACttatgcatgcatcctgcgtacccatctttaacatttggtacgcaggacacatggatgtctg
Encoded here:
- the HMG20A gene encoding high mobility group protein 20A isoform X2, coding for MEGPASARIPPASGDIEEAKDNVNPPLPETQSADDSKNDGVSHAPTSLKEGQVNTTQHQRVAQQMMDSGELGQEEEQQRPRRGGWTKGRKRKRSPRDNNAPKAPLTGYVRFMNERREQLRTERPDVPFPEITRIVGSEWSKLPAEEKQRYLDEAERDKERYTEELQQYQKTEAYRSYSRKAQSRQKGRQQRQEGSRTISSDPEKEAVLKERPLFDIPIFTEEFLNHSKAREAELRQLRKSNMEFEERNAALQKHVESMRSAVQRLEAELNQEQGRNTLLLQHLQNVRQTLTHCLHTVPIPGTNETPTLETIDSYMSRLQSAVLTHPKESEALISGVREVLSQLEG
- the HMG20A gene encoding high mobility group protein 20A isoform X1, producing MEGPASARIPPASGDIEEAKDNVNPPLPETQSADDSKNDGVSHAPTSLKEGQVNTTQHQRVAQQMMDSGELGQEEEVRGQQRPRRGGWTKGRKRKRSPRDNNAPKAPLTGYVRFMNERREQLRTERPDVPFPEITRIVGSEWSKLPAEEKQRYLDEAERDKERYTEELQQYQKTEAYRSYSRKAQSRQKGRQQRQEGSRTISSDPEKEAVLKERPLFDIPIFTEEFLNHSKAREAELRQLRKSNMEFEERNAALQKHVESMRSAVQRLEAELNQEQGRNTLLLQHLQNVRQTLTHCLHTVPIPGTNETPTLETIDSYMSRLQSAVLTHPKESEALISGVREVLSQLEG